In Ignavibacteriales bacterium, the following are encoded in one genomic region:
- a CDS encoding restriction endonuclease — MPIPDYESLMLPLLKSISDKKEHSFRDIVEHLANEFNVSDEERKELLPSGRQAIFDNRAGWAKTYLKKARLLDTPKRAVIKITERGLNVLDEKPSRITNKFLMQYPEFVEFKTPKKDTEDTTINTSGEEQTPEEILESSYQEIRKELAQELIAKVIILPPAFFERLVVELLVKMGYGGSIKDAGKAIGRSGDEGIDGTIKEDKLGLDIIYIQAKRWQPGNVVGRPELHKFVGALAGQGAKKGIFITTSFFTKEAKEYTPKNETKIVLIDGERLAQLMIDYNLGVTIQQTYELKKIDSDYFGDE; from the coding sequence ATGCCTATTCCAGATTATGAGTCCTTAATGCTTCCTTTACTGAAAAGCATTTCAGACAAAAAGGAACATTCATTTAGAGATATAGTTGAGCATCTTGCAAATGAATTTAATGTATCCGATGAAGAGCGTAAGGAATTACTTCCAAGTGGAAGACAAGCAATTTTTGACAATAGGGCAGGTTGGGCAAAAACCTACTTAAAAAAGGCAAGACTCTTAGATACCCCTAAAAGAGCTGTTATAAAGATCACAGAAAGAGGTTTAAATGTCTTAGATGAGAAACCTTCCCGAATTACAAATAAATTCTTGATGCAGTATCCTGAATTCGTCGAATTTAAAACACCGAAAAAAGATACTGAAGATACGACAATAAATACAAGTGGAGAAGAACAAACACCCGAAGAAATATTGGAGAGTTCTTATCAAGAAATCAGAAAAGAACTAGCACAAGAATTGATAGCAAAAGTAATTATTCTTCCACCAGCCTTTTTCGAAAGATTAGTTGTAGAGTTATTAGTAAAGATGGGATACGGAGGTTCAATTAAGGATGCTGGAAAAGCTATAGGAAGATCGGGTGATGAGGGGATAGATGGAACGATTAAAGAGGATAAATTAGGTTTAGACATAATCTATATCCAGGCGAAGAGGTGGCAGCCAGGAAATGTAGTCGGACGTCCTGAATTACACAAATTCGTAGGTGCTTTAGCAGGTCAAGGAGCTAAAAAGGGAATATTTATTACAACTTCATTTTTTACCAAAGAAGCAAAAGAATATACCCCTAAGAATGAAACCAAAATAGTTCTAATTGACGGAGAAAGATTAGCACAACTTATGATCGACTATAATTTGGGTGTAACTATTCAACAAACATATGAATTAAAGAAAATCGATAGCGACTATTTTGGTGACGAATAA
- a CDS encoding thiol-disulfide oxidoreductase DCC family protein: MSEMDNHKIVLFDGVCNFCNSSVNFIIDHDKYNKFKFAALQSEAGQELLKKFDLPTEDFDTFILVDRDKYYKRSSAALHMVKDFPGLWKILYAFIIVPPFIRDFFYNIIANNRYKWFGKRNECRMPTPELREKFL; the protein is encoded by the coding sequence ATGAGTGAGATGGATAACCATAAAATAGTTCTATTCGACGGTGTGTGTAACTTCTGCAACTCATCCGTGAACTTCATCATAGATCACGACAAGTACAATAAATTCAAATTCGCCGCTTTGCAATCCGAAGCCGGGCAGGAACTCCTGAAGAAGTTCGATCTCCCTACCGAAGATTTCGATACATTCATACTCGTAGATCGGGATAAATACTACAAAAGATCGTCCGCCGCGCTCCATATGGTAAAGGATTTTCCCGGACTATGGAAGATCCTCTATGCCTTCATAATAGTCCCGCCCTTCATAAGAGACTTTTTCTACAACATAATCGCAAATAACCGCTATAAATGGTTCGGCAAGCGCAACGAATGCCGTATGCCCACCCCGGAGCTGAGAGAGAAGTTTTTGTAG
- a CDS encoding PD-(D/E)XK nuclease family protein yields MKDAFLNKLVKEVITKYPDSLKDVCIVVPNRRMILFLEKYLTANDIKTETFPKLIPINDFITELSGYEVAEPLTLVFELYETYKHFQPDETFDQFYPWGEIILSDYDLIDKNLVNARALYTGIKNIKELEQEFTLHLTEIESFKKFWESFSDEDISETKKKFTRIWELLGKTYDNFTESLREGKVAYEGLIYRNTAENIEEISDSIDVKIIFAGFNILSKAEMLIMKTLLKKGKAEIYWDTDKYYADDKKQEAGRFIRKNFTDLEIKKPEIKEDLLLTDEKKIDIYAVPLRAGQAKALGKLLNESFQSVDPEQTAIVLPDESLLLPLLSALPDMFTEINITMGYSLRNTSLYTLMELLKDMHTITASTGKDTLFGYRYVKDILEHPYIKSIDFDETIELTKKLDDTKRVYFNRELIMEQVEGELEAVDRIFKLIERTKDLFDYIEEIIEVIEKNVRGRKGRAKGFEIYQIEQFKKHIKDLKGLMAGFGDEIEPKTAWSILLKTLRSIKIPFTGAPLKGLQIMGVLETRGLDFENVYMLSMNEGTYPRTDLGKTFIPVGIRKAFGLPTFEDDDSGYAYNFYRLMQRARNFTIFYNSEVDELNQGERSRYIPQLEFELCRQNKKIDLNNYIVSAKADAPKLEKITIEKSDDIMERLKELEFSASRLNTYINCSLQFYFRCIAGLREPEDRDGIIDPRQFGNIVHNTLKRIYEDYIERDITPDDFPSLHSIIDEKLEEVFEIEFKGEDYLSGKNRLTRNIMKKLLGMILETDERTAPFSIRELEKGIDSEVTFPDGDTQVKLQGRLDRVDVCGGKVRIIDYKTGRVEWRHAQKEVSDQFYTEMFMEPRYSSLFQAYLYAYMYLKKNAGEKVQVGIYPIKKLSEGVTLLNNGKELTLDQMKGFEERLEKLFAEIFDRDTPFRQTTEEERCKYCDYKTICNRNL; encoded by the coding sequence GTGAAGGACGCGTTTTTAAATAAACTGGTAAAGGAAGTTATCACAAAATATCCCGACAGCCTCAAGGATGTGTGCATCGTTGTGCCTAACCGGAGGATGATACTATTTCTCGAAAAGTACCTCACGGCAAACGACATCAAGACGGAGACCTTCCCCAAGCTTATTCCCATTAACGATTTCATCACGGAATTATCGGGCTATGAAGTTGCCGAGCCTCTGACGCTTGTATTTGAGCTTTACGAGACTTACAAGCACTTCCAGCCGGACGAAACATTCGACCAATTCTACCCGTGGGGTGAAATAATATTATCGGATTACGATCTCATAGATAAAAACCTCGTTAATGCGCGAGCATTATATACCGGTATAAAAAATATTAAAGAGCTTGAGCAGGAGTTTACCTTACATCTTACCGAAATTGAATCTTTCAAGAAGTTCTGGGAAAGTTTTTCGGATGAGGATATATCAGAAACCAAGAAAAAGTTCACACGCATATGGGAGTTACTGGGAAAGACCTATGATAATTTCACAGAGTCGCTGAGGGAAGGCAAGGTCGCGTACGAGGGCTTGATATACCGGAACACAGCCGAGAACATAGAGGAGATCTCCGATTCTATAGACGTAAAGATAATCTTTGCCGGGTTCAACATCCTTTCTAAAGCGGAAATGCTTATCATGAAGACGCTCCTCAAAAAAGGAAAGGCAGAGATATACTGGGACACGGATAAATATTACGCGGACGATAAAAAACAGGAAGCAGGCAGATTTATCCGAAAGAATTTCACCGACCTTGAAATAAAGAAGCCGGAAATCAAGGAGGACCTGCTTCTAACGGATGAAAAGAAGATAGACATATATGCCGTACCTCTTCGCGCCGGGCAGGCAAAGGCATTAGGCAAGCTGTTAAACGAATCTTTCCAGAGTGTAGACCCGGAGCAGACTGCTATCGTACTGCCGGACGAATCGTTGCTTCTCCCCCTCCTGAGCGCTCTCCCGGATATGTTCACCGAGATAAATATCACGATGGGTTACTCTCTCCGTAATACGTCACTTTATACTTTGATGGAGCTTTTGAAGGACATGCACACGATAACCGCCTCGACGGGAAAGGATACGCTGTTCGGTTACCGCTACGTAAAGGACATACTGGAGCATCCGTATATAAAGTCCATCGATTTCGATGAAACGATCGAGCTGACGAAGAAGCTCGACGATACTAAGCGCGTCTATTTCAACCGTGAACTCATAATGGAACAGGTTGAGGGCGAACTCGAAGCCGTCGATAGAATATTCAAATTAATTGAAAGAACTAAGGACCTGTTTGACTACATTGAAGAAATAATCGAAGTGATCGAAAAGAACGTGCGCGGAAGAAAAGGCAGGGCGAAAGGCTTCGAGATATACCAGATAGAGCAATTCAAAAAGCATATAAAAGACCTGAAGGGACTAATGGCGGGATTCGGAGATGAGATAGAGCCAAAGACCGCGTGGAGCATCCTGCTCAAGACCCTCCGCTCGATAAAGATACCTTTCACAGGCGCTCCGCTGAAGGGACTGCAGATAATGGGAGTCCTCGAAACGCGCGGGCTCGATTTCGAGAATGTGTATATGCTCTCGATGAACGAGGGTACTTACCCGAGAACCGATCTCGGCAAGACGTTCATCCCGGTAGGTATAAGAAAAGCATTCGGACTGCCGACGTTCGAGGATGATGACTCCGGGTATGCGTATAATTTTTACAGGCTCATGCAGAGGGCGCGGAACTTCACTATATTTTACAACTCCGAAGTTGATGAGCTCAACCAGGGCGAGCGTAGCAGGTATATTCCCCAGTTAGAATTCGAGCTGTGCAGACAGAATAAAAAGATTGATCTCAATAATTATATCGTGAGCGCTAAAGCCGACGCGCCGAAGCTGGAGAAGATCACGATCGAGAAATCCGATGACATAATGGAACGGCTTAAGGAGCTGGAATTTTCCGCCTCACGTCTGAACACATATATAAATTGCAGTCTCCAGTTCTATTTCCGGTGCATTGCCGGACTGCGCGAGCCGGAGGACAGGGACGGTATAATCGATCCCCGGCAATTCGGGAACATCGTCCACAATACGCTGAAGCGGATATACGAGGACTATATCGAACGCGACATAACACCGGACGACTTCCCCTCGCTGCATAGCATAATCGATGAGAAACTGGAGGAGGTTTTCGAGATAGAATTCAAAGGCGAGGACTACCTCAGCGGAAAGAACAGGCTCACAAGAAACATTATGAAGAAGCTCCTCGGCATGATACTCGAGACCGACGAAAGGACAGCGCCATTCAGCATACGCGAACTGGAGAAAGGCATCGACAGCGAAGTAACATTCCCCGATGGCGATACACAGGTAAAATTACAGGGACGGCTCGACCGTGTGGATGTATGCGGAGGCAAGGTGAGAATAATAGACTACAAGACGGGCCGTGTAGAGTGGAGGCACGCGCAGAAGGAAGTGAGCGACCAGTTCTACACCGAGATGTTCATGGAACCCAGGTACAGCAGTCTCTTCCAGGCATACCTGTACGCGTACATGTATCTCAAAAAGAACGCCGGGGAAAAGGTGCAGGTCGGCATTTACCCTATAAAGAAACTCAGCGAGGGCGTGACTCTTCTCAACAACGGCAAGGAGTTGACACTGGATCAGATGAAGGGCTTCGAGGAACGTCTCGAAAAGCTATTCGCGGAAATATTCGACAGGGACACGCCATTCAGGCAGACCACTGAGGAAGAGCGGTGCAAATACTGCGATTACAAAACCATCTGCAACCGAAATCTCTAG